Genomic segment of Candidatus Eisenbacteria bacterium:
CTCTTCTGGCTGGAGTGACGAGCCGCCCGATCGGGCCTCGGGGCCAATGAGTCGATGCGACTCGGTGACGATCTCCTGTGGATTGAGGGAGCCCTTCTCGGGCCGGGTGGAATCAAGCGCGGTCGTGTGTCTCTCCGATGCCGAGGCGAGGCCAAGGCGCCGCCGGAAGCGGTATGGAGCTTGCGTCCGGATCAGCTTCTCATCCCCGGTTTCCACGACCACCACACCCACTTCGTCTCCGCCTTCCGCGCGCCGCAGGGGCCTGACCTCCACGGATGCCTGAGTCGGGAGTCCTGCCTGGCGGAGGTCGCCCTGTGGCTCCGCCGGCATCCGGGGGCGCAGCCTGTCCTCGGTGAAGGCTGGGACGAATCGGTCTGGGATGACCCGCGGCCGCCGCTCGGCAGCGATCTGGATCGGATCGACAGGGAGCGCCCGATCGCCCTCCGGCGAGTCTGCGGGCATCGGGCGGTGATCAACACGGCCGCGTGGAGGCTCATCGATCCTCGAGGGGCGGAGGCCGATCCGATGACCGGATCGATCACAGAAAGCCTCGCGCTGACGCTCGCCCAGCGCTGGCCCTCCCCCCGCGCGGCCCTCGTCGAAGGGATCGTCCGCGGCCAGTCTGTCGCCTTTCGCGAGGGGGTCGTGGCGATCGACGAGATGGGGCGCCTGGAGACGTACGAGGCGCTGCGTTCCGTGGAGGAGTCGGGGCGGCTTCTGATGCGGGTCGATCACTACTTCCCGCTGGATGCGCTCCCCGATCTTCTGGATCGCGGGATACGTCCCGAACGGAGAACGGGTCCGCTGCGAGTCGCCGGATTGAAGGCGTTCCTGGACGGCTCGATCGGGGCGCGGACGGCTGCCGTCGGCGCCGGCTACGCTGACGGACGAGGAGCCGGAATGCTCCTCCGCTCGACCCCGGAGCTGATCGAAGCCGTCGGGCTGGGCGTCGACGAGGGATATTGCATAGCCCTTCATGCCATCGGTGAGCGCGCGGTCGAGCAGGCGCTCCTGGCCTTCGAGACGGTCCGGCCCCGGACGCGGCCGGGGAGCGCCCTCAGGATCGAGCACGCCGAGCAGATGGACGATCGGGCGATCGAGCGAGCCGAGTCCGCAGGAGTCACGCTGTCGATGCAGCCGAACTTCGCCGCACGGTGGCAGGGGCCCGGGCAGATGTATGAGCGGGCGCTCGGCCGTGACCGCGCTCTGCGGCTGAATCGCTTCGCCTCCGCGGCGAGGGCGGGCAGACTGCTCTTTGGCTCCGACATGATGCCCTTCGGCCCGCTCGCCGGGCTTCCGGGCGCTCTGGATCACCCCGATCCAGCCGAAAGCCTGGCGCTCGCTCCCGCCCTCAAGGCGTATGCCGCCGCGGGCCGGGAATCGGGAGAGGGGCCGGACGCCCCCTCGGAAGCGCCGGCCCTCGATCTCGCGGTCCTCTCGTTCGAGGGCGGCGATCCGCTGGAGGCGCTGAAGAGCCGGAGAGCCCGGGTCGTATGGACGGCTGCCTGGGGAGTCCCCGTCCATTCCGAACCCGACGCCGGCATTCCCGAGGCCTTCCGGGCGCCCTGATCCGATCGCGATCGAAATTCGACTCGCATGCGGCCGGCGATCCTGCGAGACTGCGACTGCCAGATGCGGCGGACGGGAGACGGCATTGCCGCGCGCCTCGACTCATGATCGGGACGTCGGGGCTCCGTCAGGACGCGAAAAGGGAGGAGTCAGCAGGCGTCATGTTCCGCAAGAGCAAGATCGAGGATGAGGCTCCCGCCGAGCGAAAGACGGCCTATGAAGTCACCGTCGGCGCGGGCACGAAGATCGACGGAGACATGACCGTTCGAGGCAGCGCGCGGATCTTCGGCGAGATCATCGGCGACCTCCAGGTGAGCGGGGAGCTGGAGCTGGAACTGGGGGCGCGCGTCAAGGGAGTCGTCCGTGCTGAGAAAGCGCGGATCTCCGGACGGATCGAGGGCGATGTGAGCGTCCGCGACTCGCTGGAGCTCTGCACGGGCTCCCACCTCCGGGGCGATGTCTACGCCAAGAGCTTCCGCATCCAGGACGGCGCCATATTCCAGGGGCAGTGCCACATGGGGCGCCTGGCGGAGAGCGGCGCGGCTCTCGACGACGCGGCCGCTCGCCGATGAACAGAGACTACGCCGGCGGGGGGGTCTCCTTCGGCGGGCCGCTCCGCACGGTCGTGGGCCTCCTGATCGCCTGGAATGTGATCTTCTTCCTGGGCCAGTCGGTCGCCGCTCAGGCCCTTCCCGGCCTCGATCGCTTCCTGCTCTACACCCTGGGTCTCGTGCCGCGTGACGTCATCCACGGGCGGATCTGGCAGCTCTTGACCTACATGTTCCTCCACGGGAGCTTCTTCCACATCGCCTTCAACATGCTTGCCCTCTGGATGTTCGGTAGCCAGCTCGAATTCCTCTGGGGGGGACGGCGGTTCATACAGTACTACCTCTTCACCGGCATCGGAGCGGGGATCACCAACACGGTCTTCGAAGCCAGCTCATCGATCCCGATCGTCGGGGCCAGCGGAGCCGTCTACGGCCTTCTCCTCGCCTACGGGATCTACTTCCCGAATCGGCAGATCCTGGTCTACTTCCTGTTTCCGATGCGGGCGAAGTACTTCGTCATCCTCTTCGGCCTTCTGGAGTTCCTCGCCTCGATTCGGGGATTCACGATTCGTGACGGGATCGCCCACCTTGCCCACCTCGGCGGCCTTCTCTTCGGCTTGATCTACATCAAGGGGATTCCGCTTCGGTGGTTGCGGCGATCGAGAAGGGGTGGCAGGGGGCGCGGGACGCGCGTGGTCGACATCAGGTCCCACCGGGACTTCCAGGAGCGGGATCCGCTGGACTGAATCGCCCCCCCCGGGCGCCGCCGAGCTTTGCCCCCACGGTGATGAGATGTACGGGGATTGCGCGACTGCCCGCCCACAGCCGCACCGCCCACAGCCGGATGGCGCGCTCCTCTCGCGAACGGTATACTGCCGGACCAGCGGGCCGGTGGCCGCAGCCGCTCTCACGGGTTCCAGCACGGGTCTGACGAAGATGCCTCCATCGGAGGCGATCAAGAGGGAGAGCCATGAGCCAAGTCGCAAGGCTAGAGATCGACGGGAAGAGCTACGAGTTTCCCATCGTCGTGGGAACCGAGGATGAACGAGGGATCGACATCACCGCATTGCGCGACCGCACGGGACACATCACGGTCGATGAGGGGTATGGAAACACGGGCTCCTGCACGAGCGCCGTCACGTTCATCGACGGCGAACGGGGGATCCTGCGCTACAGGGGCATCGCGATCGAGGAGCTCGCCGAAAAGTCCAAGTTCACGGAGGTGGCCTATCTGATCATCCACGGAAAGCTCCCGAACAGGGGGGAGATGGATCAGTTCTCGGCCATGCTGACGAAGAACGAGATGCTCCACGAGGACATGAAGTTCCACTTCGAAGGCTTCCCCTCGCACGCCCACCCGATGGCGATCCTGTCCTCGATGATCAACGCCGCGGGCTGCTTCATGCCGGAAGTGGTGACTCCCGATCCCCAGGAGGCGTTTCTCCACCAAGCCGCCCGGCTGATGTCGCAGATCCGGACGATCGCCGCCTTCGCCTACAGGAAGTCGCTCGGGCTGCCCGCCATCTATCCAAAGCCGAGCCTGCCGTACACGGCGAACTTCCTTCACATGATGTTCTCCCATCCCTTCGAGGACTACGATCTCAAGCCGGCCGTCGTAGACGCGCTCGATCTGGTCCTCCTCCTTCATGCCGACCACGAGCAGAACTGCTCCACCTCGACCGTGAGGATGGTGGCGTCGAGCCGGGCGAGTCTATTCGCCAGCGCCGCCTCAGGAGTCTGCGCCCTCTGGGGTCCGCTTCACGGGGGGGCCAATCAGGCGGTCATCGACATGCTGGAGGAGATCAGGCGCTCCGGAGACGACGGTTCGCGGTTCCTTGTGGAGGTGAAGGACAAGAAGGCGGCGAAGCGACTCATGGGATTCGGGCATCGCGTCTATAAGAACTACGACCCCAGGGCGAGGATCATCAAGGCGCGGTGCGACGAGCTTCTGGCGGCGCTCAATCTGGATGATCCTCTCCTCGACATCGCGAAGAGGCTCGAGGAGGCGGCCCTCGAGGACTCCTACTTCATCGAGCGGAAGCTCTATCCCAACGTCGACTTCTACAGCGGGATCATCATGCGGGCGGTCGGAATCCCGGTTCCGATGTTCCCGGTGATGTTCGCGATCGGACGGATGCCGGGCTGGATCTCGAACTACAAGGAGATCCATGATCGACCCGACTCCAGGATCTACCGGCCGCGCCAGATTTACGTCGGCCCGCCTCAGCGCCGGTACGTGCCGATCGAGGAACGAGGCTGACCGCGAGCGCCGGCGAGGCTACCGGAGCAGGAACCGGGCGTCCAGGACGAGCGCCCCCTTTCCCTCCTCGTAGACCAGGAGCGGGTTTACATCGATCTCGTCGATCTCCTCGAAGTCGACGACGAGTTGGGAGAGCCGCTGCAAGCACTCCTGGATCTTGGCGACGTCGCGAGCGGGCTGTCCTCGGAACGATTGCAGGAGCTTGTAGGCCTTGATCCCGGTCACCATCGGCTCCGCCGAAAGGTCGGTGATCGGCGCGAGCCGGAAGGTGACGTCCTTCAAGACCTCCACCATCACGCCGCCGAGGCCGAACATCAGAATCGGGCCGAAGTGGGGATCGCGCTTCATCCCGAGGATCGTCTCGGTCCCCTTGGGGGCCATCTTTTGGATGAGGACCCCCCAGATGTTGGCCCCGGGCCTGCGCGACTCCACCGTCTCCAGAAGGCTCGCGAACTCCGCGCGGAGCGACTCCTCGTCGGCGATGCCGATCCTCACTCCGCCGAAGTCGGTCTTGTGGAGGATGTCGGGGGAGACGATCTTGAGCACTAGAGGGTAGCCGATCTTCTGGGCCGCCTCGATCGCCTCGTCCGCGGTCTTCACAAGCTGGAAGTCGGGCACCGGCAGGCCGTACGCCTTGAGAATCGCGTGTCCCTCCGGCTCGGAGAGGAAGAAGGGGTCCCTCGCGCGAGCCTCATCGACGATGCGGCGGACGAGATCCTCCTGGACGTCCGGGTAGTGGGCGATCGTCCCCTGCGCGCGGGTGCTCCACCTGCCGTACTCGGCCATCGCCGCCATGGCGCGCGCCGCGTTTTCGGGGAACTGATACCAGGGGATCTTGTCGAGCAGCAGGGCGCGGCGGATCTCAGCGCTCGGGCCCATTGTCTGAATGCAGGCGAGAATCGGTTTGTCGGAGGTCTGGCCGATCTTGGCGATGATCTGCGCGATCTCGAGCGACTCGGCCATCAGCGTGGGCGTCCACATCGGGATGATCCCGTCCACGTTCTCATCCTCGACGAGCAGCCGCAGCGCGGCCTCGTAGCGACGGGCGTCGGCGTCCCCGATGATGTCGATCGGATTCGCGGTGGAGGCCGTGACCGGCAGGTGCTTCATGAGCTCGGTCTTGGTGCGGTGGGACAACTGGGCGATCTCGAGACCTTGGGCCACGCAGGCGTCCGTGGCCATGATCCCGACACCTCCGGCGTTGGTCAGGATCCCGACGCGCTTCCCCTTGGGAGCGGGCTGGTATGCGAGGGCGGCTCCCTTGGCGAAGAGCTCGTTGATCGTCTCGACCCGGAGGATCTGCGCCTGCGCGAAGAAGGCGTTGTAGGCCTCCTCGGATCCCGCGAGGGCGCCCGTATGGGAGGAGGCCGCCTTGGCCCCCTCCGTCGTGCGGCCCGACTTGATCGCGAGGATCGGCTTGGGCTTGTGCAGATTCGACGTGGTATCCCGCGCGATCTGCAGGAACTCGGCCGGGTCGGCGAGGTCCTCGAGGTAGAGCATGATGACGTCGGTCTCATCATCATCTTTGAGATAGGCCAGGACCTCGTTCTCGCTGATGTCGGCCTTGTTGCCGATCGAAATGAACTTCGAGAGGCCGATGTCCTCCGACTGGGCGTACTCGAGCGCGTTGACGCCGATGGCGCCCGATTGGGAGATCAGGGCGATGTTGCCGAAGCTCGGCATGACCCGGCCGAAGGTGGCGTTGAGTTGCACTGCGGGGCTGGTCGTGATCATTCCAAAGCAGTTCGGCCCCACGAGGGAGATTCCATAGGATCTGGCCCGGTCCCGGACCGCCTGCTCGAGCATCGTTCCCGTCGGACCGAGCTCCTTGAACCCGGCCGAGATGACGATCGCCGCCTTCACTTTCTTTTGGCCGCACTCCGCGAGGGTCGCGGGCACCGTCACGGCGGGGACAAGGAGAACGACCAGGTCGATCTCATCGGGGACCTCGAGAACCGAGTCGTACGCCTTGACTCCGAGGATGCTCTTCGCGGTCATGTTGACGGGGTAGACGACGCCCGTGTAGCCGTTCATGAGCACGTTGGCGAACAGCGCGCGCCCGACGCTCCCGGGCCGGTTCGATGCTCCGACGACCGCGATCGATCGGGGCTTGAAGAGATGATCCAGATTAACGCTTCTCATCCGTGAACCTCATCGTCATCGCGTAGACCCCTTCGTTCCATCGAGTCTCGATTGGCAGGCCGGTCCGGACCATGAGCCTGTAGGCGCGCGTGTTCGTGTCCAGCACGTAGCCGAGGAATCCCTTGACTCCCTTGATCTTCGCAACCCGCATCAGGTGCTCGAAAAGGGCCGTCCCGATCCCTTGATTCTGGAACTCGTCCTGGATCTCGATGGCATACTCCGCGAGACCGGTGGCCTTGTCGACGTAGTAGCGGGCCGACCCGATGATCTGCTCCTCACCCGCTTCCTTGAAGGCCGCGACGAGGGCCATCTCCGACTCGTAGTCGACATTGACGAACTGCGACATCTTCTCATGCGGCATCGCCTTCAGGTAGGAGAAGAAGCGATAGAAGACTGTGTCCTCGGAGAACGAGTAGAACAGCTCGCGCATCGACAGCTCGTCGGTCGGACGAATCGGCCGCATGTGGATCGTGCGGCCGCTGGCGAGCTGGACGCGCGTCTCGAACTCCTCCGGGTAGCGCGCCTGCACGAGGGGCAGCTCCGGCTGATCGGCATATACGTAGGAGCGCTCCTTGGCGAGCCGCAGGAGCTCGGAGCGGAACTTCGGATGCGCGATCGAGATGAGCGCGAGGGCCCGCTCCCGGACCGTCTTGCCGTGGAGGTAGGCCACGCCCCACTCGGTCGCCACGTAGTGGACGTCGCCTCGGGATGTGACGACCCCGGCCCCCTCCGTGAGGGTGGGAACGATCCGCGAGTGCTGATCGTTGTCGCGCGTGGAGCGCAGGACGATGATCGCCTTGCCGTCGCGGGAGCGCGCCGCCCCGCGGACGAAGTCGACCTGGCCTCCGATCCCCGAGTAGAACCTGTAGCCGATGGAATCGGAGCAGACCTGGCCGGTCAGATCGATCTCGAGCGCCGAGTTGATGCTGACCATCTTGTCGTTCTGGGCGATGACGAACGGGTCGTTCGTGTAGCTGACAGGATGGAACTCGAACATCGGGTTGTTGTGGATGTAGCGGAAGAGTTTCTGGCTTCCCATGGCGAAGGAGGCCACGACCTTCCCTGGATGGAACGTCTTCCTGCGGCAGTTGATGACGCCACTGTCGATCAGGTCGATCACGCTGTCGGAGAAGACCTCCGTGTGGACGCCGAGGTCCTTCTTCTCCTTCAAGTAGGAGAGGAGGGCGTTCGGGATGCCTCCGTACCCGACCTGGATCGTGGAGCCGTCCTCGATGAGATCGGCGACGTTCTTGGCGATGCGCTGGGTCACCTCGCTCGGGCCCGGGGTGACGAACTCGTAGATCGGGGCGTCGTTCTCCACAATGCAGTCGATCTCATCGACGTGGATGAAGCAGTCGCCCAACGTGCGGGGCATCTGCGGATTGACTTCGGCGATCACGATGCGGGCCGCCTCGGCGGCTGGTTTCGTGATGTCGACGGAGACGCCGAAGCTGCAGAAGCCGTGCTCGTCGGGAGGCGTGACGTGGATCAGCGCGACGTCGAGCGGGAACCTGCCCAACTTGAAGAGATCAGGTATCTCCGAGAGGAAGATGGGGGTGTAGTCGGCGCGGCCCTCCCAGACGGCGGGGCGCACGTTGGCGCTGATGAAGAAGGCGTTGGCCCGGTAGCGCGCGGCGAGCTTCTCCTGAGCGTAAGGGGCCACGCCCAGGGTGAGGAGGTGCGTGATCTCGACATCCTCCGTCGGGCAATCCGCCAGGGCCTGGACGAGCTTCTGTGGGGTTCCGCAGGCGGAGCCGATGAAGAGGCGCTGGCCGGGCTTGAGAAGACTCAATGCGCCGCTCGCGGTCTTGATCTTGGCGCCGTGCCGATCGCGCCAGTTGGCTTCGCTCACATTTCCCTCCAATCGGATCCGTTCCGTCGCTTCTTCTCTTCCATCGCGAGGGGATTGTTAACAGGCGGCAATCGAGGCTGGGCCGCCGCATCGCGATCCACCG
This window contains:
- a CDS encoding polymer-forming cytoskeletal protein, with translation MDGCLGSPRPFRTRRRHSRGLPGALIRSRSKFDSHAAGDPARLRLPDAADGRRHCRAPRLMIGTSGLRQDAKREESAGVMFRKSKIEDEAPAERKTAYEVTVGAGTKIDGDMTVRGSARIFGEIIGDLQVSGELELELGARVKGVVRAEKARISGRIEGDVSVRDSLELCTGSHLRGDVYAKSFRIQDGAIFQGQCHMGRLAESGAALDDAAARR
- a CDS encoding CoA-binding protein, which gives rise to MRSVNLDHLFKPRSIAVVGASNRPGSVGRALFANVLMNGYTGVVYPVNMTAKSILGVKAYDSVLEVPDEIDLVVLLVPAVTVPATLAECGQKKVKAAIVISAGFKELGPTGTMLEQAVRDRARSYGISLVGPNCFGMITTSPAVQLNATFGRVMPSFGNIALISQSGAIGVNALEYAQSEDIGLSKFISIGNKADISENEVLAYLKDDDETDVIMLYLEDLADPAEFLQIARDTTSNLHKPKPILAIKSGRTTEGAKAASSHTGALAGSEEAYNAFFAQAQILRVETINELFAKGAALAYQPAPKGKRVGILTNAGGVGIMATDACVAQGLEIAQLSHRTKTELMKHLPVTASTANPIDIIGDADARRYEAALRLLVEDENVDGIIPMWTPTLMAESLEIAQIIAKIGQTSDKPILACIQTMGPSAEIRRALLLDKIPWYQFPENAARAMAAMAEYGRWSTRAQGTIAHYPDVQEDLVRRIVDEARARDPFFLSEPEGHAILKAYGLPVPDFQLVKTADEAIEAAQKIGYPLVLKIVSPDILHKTDFGGVRIGIADEESLRAEFASLLETVESRRPGANIWGVLIQKMAPKGTETILGMKRDPHFGPILMFGLGGVMVEVLKDVTFRLAPITDLSAEPMVTGIKAYKLLQSFRGQPARDVAKIQECLQRLSQLVVDFEEIDEIDVNPLLVYEEGKGALVLDARFLLR
- a CDS encoding amidohydrolase family protein, whose protein sequence is MRLGDDLLWIEGALLGPGGIKRGRVSLRCRGEAKAPPEAVWSLRPDQLLIPGFHDHHTHFVSAFRAPQGPDLHGCLSRESCLAEVALWLRRHPGAQPVLGEGWDESVWDDPRPPLGSDLDRIDRERPIALRRVCGHRAVINTAAWRLIDPRGAEADPMTGSITESLALTLAQRWPSPRAALVEGIVRGQSVAFREGVVAIDEMGRLETYEALRSVEESGRLLMRVDHYFPLDALPDLLDRGIRPERRTGPLRVAGLKAFLDGSIGARTAAVGAGYADGRGAGMLLRSTPELIEAVGLGVDEGYCIALHAIGERAVEQALLAFETVRPRTRPGSALRIEHAEQMDDRAIERAESAGVTLSMQPNFAARWQGPGQMYERALGRDRALRLNRFASAARAGRLLFGSDMMPFGPLAGLPGALDHPDPAESLALAPALKAYAAAGRESGEGPDAPSEAPALDLAVLSFEGGDPLEALKSRRARVVWTAAWGVPVHSEPDAGIPEAFRAP
- a CDS encoding GNAT family N-acetyltransferase, which translates into the protein MSEANWRDRHGAKIKTASGALSLLKPGQRLFIGSACGTPQKLVQALADCPTEDVEITHLLTLGVAPYAQEKLAARYRANAFFISANVRPAVWEGRADYTPIFLSEIPDLFKLGRFPLDVALIHVTPPDEHGFCSFGVSVDITKPAAEAARIVIAEVNPQMPRTLGDCFIHVDEIDCIVENDAPIYEFVTPGPSEVTQRIAKNVADLIEDGSTIQVGYGGIPNALLSYLKEKKDLGVHTEVFSDSVIDLIDSGVINCRRKTFHPGKVVASFAMGSQKLFRYIHNNPMFEFHPVSYTNDPFVIAQNDKMVSINSALEIDLTGQVCSDSIGYRFYSGIGGQVDFVRGAARSRDGKAIIVLRSTRDNDQHSRIVPTLTEGAGVVTSRGDVHYVATEWGVAYLHGKTVRERALALISIAHPKFRSELLRLAKERSYVYADQPELPLVQARYPEEFETRVQLASGRTIHMRPIRPTDELSMRELFYSFSEDTVFYRFFSYLKAMPHEKMSQFVNVDYESEMALVAAFKEAGEEQIIGSARYYVDKATGLAEYAIEIQDEFQNQGIGTALFEHLMRVAKIKGVKGFLGYVLDTNTRAYRLMVRTGLPIETRWNEGVYAMTMRFTDEKR
- a CDS encoding citrate synthase → MSQVARLEIDGKSYEFPIVVGTEDERGIDITALRDRTGHITVDEGYGNTGSCTSAVTFIDGERGILRYRGIAIEELAEKSKFTEVAYLIIHGKLPNRGEMDQFSAMLTKNEMLHEDMKFHFEGFPSHAHPMAILSSMINAAGCFMPEVVTPDPQEAFLHQAARLMSQIRTIAAFAYRKSLGLPAIYPKPSLPYTANFLHMMFSHPFEDYDLKPAVVDALDLVLLLHADHEQNCSTSTVRMVASSRASLFASAASGVCALWGPLHGGANQAVIDMLEEIRRSGDDGSRFLVEVKDKKAAKRLMGFGHRVYKNYDPRARIIKARCDELLAALNLDDPLLDIAKRLEEAALEDSYFIERKLYPNVDFYSGIIMRAVGIPVPMFPVMFAIGRMPGWISNYKEIHDRPDSRIYRPRQIYVGPPQRRYVPIEERG
- a CDS encoding rhomboid family intramembrane serine protease, with protein sequence MNRDYAGGGVSFGGPLRTVVGLLIAWNVIFFLGQSVAAQALPGLDRFLLYTLGLVPRDVIHGRIWQLLTYMFLHGSFFHIAFNMLALWMFGSQLEFLWGGRRFIQYYLFTGIGAGITNTVFEASSSIPIVGASGAVYGLLLAYGIYFPNRQILVYFLFPMRAKYFVILFGLLEFLASIRGFTIRDGIAHLAHLGGLLFGLIYIKGIPLRWLRRSRRGGRGRGTRVVDIRSHRDFQERDPLD